atgagcaagcactcgaagaaaagacagttacctttccataactggtgttcttcgagatgtgttgctcatgtccattccacaacccgccctccttccccactgtcagagtttccagcaagaaggatCTGAGGGTGAGGGGAGCCGGTGCCCCTTATATCATGCCATGCGGacaccactccagagggcaccagagctggtcccctatggatactgttgagggaaaaacttctggcaccggtgcatgtggcgagcacacacacctaatatggaatggacatgaacaacacatctcgaagaacaccagttacagaaaaggtaactactttttttctgacaggtttcaaagtagcagccgtgttagtctgtatccgcaaaaagaaaaggagtacttgtggcaccttagagactaacaaatttatttaagcataagcttttgtgagctacagttagtctctaaggtgccacaagtactccttttctttttacttttttctgtgCCATGACCTGGCCTGAAGCCAGACTGTGAAGCATATTGCTGAAGGTGAGGTTTGGTTggaaactgctctctgctccttgATAATCTTGGCCTGAGAAAGAGAGGTAGGAGACTAGCCAATAGTTAGTGAGATTGTTGGCATCCAGTGTTGGGTGTTTTTTAGAATGCATGTTTCAGGGTGCTTCGTAGAGGGGAGCATTGTCTATAGTTTGATCTCAAGACTACTATGAAGCAGCATGGTCACTGAGCCACTAGTGAGCTGTTCTCAAGACCGTGACAAAAGCAGAAATGGGGAATCTCTCTATCTCTGTCCCAGTTGTTCCAACCTGTGAATTTTCCATGTGCACAGGCTACTTGTTATAATCTCCATATTTCTTCTTTAACAGGAAGTCAGAAGTTTTTCTCTATAAACCTTAACTTTAcccagtaaaaataaaatgttgccaGTTCAAATTTGTCCTTTTTCTCCCATGGGGACTTTATGCCTGTGATTAAATTGAATCTCTCTAGAGAATTAAATTCTTTGGATTGCCTTGTATAGTGTCTGGTATATTAGTCCTCTGGATTAGATTTCTTGTAGATTACAAGAAGGATGAATGGAGTCTACTGTGTTCTGCCAAAACCCCACTgtggcttctttttcttttcttttgttttcatgtggACAGAATACTTATCTTCTTTTGAATCTAATCCACTGTTTGTTAAAAATTTAACAAGGAGAGCTGCATATTACTGGCTAGTGTGTTTAGTCTCCTGTTAATGGTCTGTAACACCATCCTAATAAGGAGAACTAGTAGTGTTGTTGCCTTTTGACCCGAGTGGCTAGACAAAGTTCAGGGCACTGGGGATGTTCCAggtggaagtagaaattgatagTCTGGTATTTTTGTGAtgctgtcttgtttatttacaaggtgTGAAAGACCCTGAGgtacaacctggactgtgggacctcTGTGTCCTCTTTAACTCTCTGGATAAGAGTACTCTCACACTGCTCTGTTAGTGACAAGCAGCCCCTTCAGGCTTTGCTCTCACACAGCCATTAGCATGTGAGGGCACACCCgaagttacatgcaggctctctcaGCTTCTCATGAACTGTACACAGGGAGACACTAGCAAATCCCCCCAGCCGCAGCATTGGATTCCAAAAAtgtaccatcttacactgctcaagaccttccCTTGAGcattgcaagctcattaattagttcaccaTTTCACCAAAGGGTAGTAGGCATGCAttttgtaatctgagcagattccccaagcactttagacaaactcactggtaaagataaaacattaaaataagtgtattaactacagaaagatagattttaagtgattataagtgttaGGATAGtgattacagagtagcagccgtgttagtctgtattcgcaaaaagaaaagctgtagctcacgaaagcttatgctcaaatacatttgttagtctctaaggtgccacaagtactccttttctttttgaggatagtGGTTAGAGTTTGTTACATAAGAAATTAaagagtaataaaataaaatcacagtcaAATCCTAAACTTTATCAGACTAAGtgagatttgaatcaagcagcttttctcaccccactagGCATTGTAAGCAGTTCACCGTTTTTAATACACAGACTGAATTCCCTGCTTAGCCTGGGACCAGTTTCCACAGTTCAAAGTCTTTTCTTCCAAGCATTCTTGCTTCCTTCAcagtaggtgggggaggagagaagtggactcatgatgccactgtcccttattttatactctcaGGTTCATGtgcctggaaaaatactggttcAAACATGGAGTCAATCATCACGAGTCCTCATACTTGGCTGAGTCACAGAGTTAAGCAATCCCTATTGTACAGAGCCTGAGCAACTGTCTCTTACtgaattgtaaatctcttgtttacagTTCCCCCCCGGTCAGTGGCTGGTGATGGTTGCTTAACACCTGTCTGGATGTGGGTCACCCATTTTGTTGCTACTGGAGAGCTAGCTGTGGGCATCTTCCAGACTCataacatatttcaataacaaccatGTAGCAAAATGTCATAACTCCATATACAAtgatgatatacatattttgacagaatgAGTTCCAGCAAATCATGACTTTCATAGGATATCTTAGAATTCTTTGTACAAATATCATAACCATATATAAGTGGTGAATGTGGGGGTTACAAGGTGGTATTTCGAGGTACAGTATGTCACACAAGGAATGTATGGAGTCTTGCTTCTACAAATGCcggaggaaccaagaacaaaaaggaGCGGTTTCTTAACTTACAGGCCCCAAGCCTCTCTAGCCAACAGAAAGACAGTTTATTTCTCTAGCTTTTCTCAGGATCACACTATCCCCACAGGTTACTGCTTTACTCTCTTGCCATTTGCTTTTGGTTCCCTCTGTATTCTGTCTATTCTCAGTTCCTGTGTTCTGTTTTTCTGCACACACCCCTAACCTAAAACAATATTCAGCAAAAGTTGCTGGGTGGATTCATAGGTGCAGTGGCTGAGTGCTTGTcacagagtccctgggcgatgctctggaactgctccctacgaagccaggcaggactcgggtgaagtctcctctctgtgagcgcctgtctgcagggcaaaaagctcacagaGCTTCCACCtttctgggtctgacctcggagcattcagcatcctctgcccctccgtgcgcttcccacagtgagcccgcccaggtggggtcctggggaagccagagggtcctgcaccccagcttcgcagtcagacgtaaaacagaggtttattagatgacaggaacacagtttaaaacagagcttgtaggtacagagaacaggacccctcagccgggtccattttgggggggcaggtgagccagacaaccatgtctgaacttcactccatgtccccagccagcctcaaatgactcaccctccagcccctcctcctctgggctttgtccctttcctgggccaggaggtcacctgattccttcgttctccaaccctttagctatcaccttgcaggggggaagggcccaggccatcagttgccaggagacagagtgtcggccatttatgtacactagccctctagggctctgcaacaattacaccgccttatcccaccacctagagacttaagaaatgcataggggaaactgaggcacccctacagtattcagaggaaacattaagaacagtcccacttcatcacagtgcTTAAAGCACTCAGTTACAATACTGAAGGTAGTGGGTTTGAATCTTGCTCAATATCAAGCTAAAAGGTGACTTCCAGTTTACCCAGCTGCAAAATGGTACCTGCTCCTTCAGGTTAGGGCAGACTATGGCAGGTGGACATGACGCTGGCCACATTGCTCCCTTGTGTACCATTGGCTATGAAACTGATGTGCCTTAACTGTGTCAGCTTGATGAACCATTGGCTCAAGATACTTCACTTTTGTCCTAGATGGGGTCTTATCCTCATGTTAATTAAAGAGTGTGTTCACACATCTCAATCTCAATGTGGTTTTAGCAACCCATAACCAGGTTTCAGCCAGCTCACAGTAATACCCTAAACCAGACAAGTAAGGCTGCTCCCAGCAGGTGGCCaagtatgttttaaaaatttaacaaGGAGTTCTGCATACTACTGGCTAGTGTGTTTAGGTTCCTGTTAACGGcctctaagggcatggctacatttgcagatgtagagcactgtcAGTTAAACCCGCCTTGGTACACCGCAGTAGgaaaagtgctgcagtctgtccacactgacagctgcaagcgcactggcgtggccacatttgcagcagttgcagctgcattgggagcgatgcattgtgggcagctatcccacagagcaccttttcccattctggcgctgtggcttgcgggaagggggtggggagtgcggggcattctgggtcctgtcccaatgccccaggATGTATTGGTTCACATCCAAGCATATTCCCTTTCATTCcaacatttggcaccatctttcaacagtttttgtactgtgcgctctgtcttccctttgggtctgcgggaatggaacccgaactgctgaggagtatgctgacgagtctcgccaacacgtcacatttggcagtcgagttattccttaagatacaaagtgacagtgaggactccgacgatgatatcgactcgagtaacACAAACGACACGAGTTTGCTtatggcattcatggacatgctcaccactgtggaacgccacttttgggcttgggaaacaagcactgagtggtgggatcacattgtcatgcaagtctgagatgacgagcagtggctgcagaacttttggatgagaaaagccactttcatgggactgtgtgaggagcttgaCCCCagcctgcggcacaaggacacaagGTAGAGAGCTGCCCAgacagtggagaagcgggtggctattgcaatctggaaactggcacctccagacagctactgatcggtcgctaaccagtttggagagggaaagtcaaccgttggaattgtgttgatgcaagtttgcagggccatttatcgcatcctgctcagaaaaaCCATGACTCAcggtaatgtgcatgacatttggactggctttgcacaaatgggtttccctaactgcagagtggtgatagatgggatgcatattccaattctggcaccagcccacctagccttcGAGTATGTCAATCAGAAGGGCTATtgctctatggttctccaggtgcttgtggatcactgtgggcgtttcattgacattaacacaggctggcccagaaaggtgcaggatgcacacatcttttgtaacactggcctgttcaggaagctgcaagccgggacttttttcccagaccagaagatcaccataggggaagtcaaaatgcccactgtgatccttggataCCCTGCTTACCTTTTgataccatggctcatgaaaccgtaCACAGGGatccttgacagcagcaaggagcggttcaacaacaggctgagctggttcagaatgactgtggagtgtgcttttggccatttaaagggtcgctggcgctctctgtatgggaagctggacctggccgataacagcatccctgcagttatatctgtgtgctgtaccctccataacatttgtgaagtgaagggtgaaagattcactcaggcatggaactcggaggttcaacacctggaggctgaatttgaacagccagagagcaggggccCAACGCAGGGCTGCAAgtattagggatgccttgagggagcaatttgaggctgaaagcaaccagtaatgtctggtgtgatgccctgcacaggagtgaaggcagtagaaatctgtgtttgctatgtatgatacactgacttgcagtgcctgttgatttcctgggctaaggtttcTTTTACGTTATGCAATAATACAGAATGTTTTCAAAttcaaaaaatcaatttattgaaaagaaacacaacacaactgcttgggaaacacaaagggcaagggggtggggtggggaatggtacaatcacagatttgcatatgtcctgtctggagtgctgtgcaatgcgtgctgcacttcaggatgactatactatactgcatggtgatgggggtttaGTGaagtgggtaagggttgtagttttcagggctgggtggtgaagctacaggggTTGGAGGCAGCGGATGGcagtaagaacccagatgttggggaaagtggtttGGAGTTGACATggtggcacaagggaaagagttttgggacaagggctccAGGGGGGAGCGTGcagtagtgctccgcctgcatggctatgagCGCTTGGATAGAGTCCTTTtggtgctccatgatgcttatcagccgctctgtgctttggtgccggtgatctgcattctgctggcagaccctcctttcactctcctgccactcctgcacttttttattttcattagtcgAATGCTGCCTGATTTCATGCAGCATGTTCTCTTTGCTTCTAAGTGGCTTCTTCCTGATTTTTTTGCAGCCTCTCAGCCGTTGATAACacagacagctgagatctcaaggttgcatctgtaaaggcaaagtgcaacacttaacagaggcagcattgttcacaccaaaCAGAGCAATGATTTCCCCATACTtcagggcaagcacagtctacacaatagcataatttgcccgtcccaaagcaagtgcacataacccacgggagccccaaaatggtgagtaagcacagggtcaagactgactgattgtttcatggttGTACTGTCCTCTTGATTTCTGTGctttggggagagccaacagtggcaggaGGCCCCTAAACTGAACaatgtccccacattttccacaggagttcattcTGGAAGATATctctgctgagggtgacctgggaagcaagggggggtcttctactgcaatgcggcttccaccctggcccatatgcagcttgcctgtgtgcagcaatggtcacCCCGCCCCTCACAGTACAGTGGCGGGGACAAGtgagccttactgggacaaggaccaaagtggctctcctgagaaacctgcacaagcgcaTTTCCCAAGTTCTGTCTGAGACCTTTgcagagatcactgaggccgattaccgtgatgtgagagggcacatcaacgccctattccgcatctagacATGCATAcggccctaaccctcctcgccccaagagcccgcactgaataacttccttcccaaaataaaagccacttactgggcacctcctctggtgtttgtccttccccaagcaccggccgctgcgactggctacctggcttgagaacagctcctggctgcctgcatccAGGGactccggggtgtcttcctccgcctcagcaccctcactcccgctttgctgctcctcctcctcctcctcccgccttgttgcactggcctctgaggtgtccatggtggtactcggagtggaggtggggtcacccccaagtatcgcatccagcaCTTTGTAAAAACGGTAGGTTATGGGGGcacggagcggctgtttgcctttCGGGTTtcgtggtaggcattctgcagctcctgtactttaaccctgcactgcagtgtgtcctggtcatggccctttccatcatggcccttgatatctgcccaaagatATTGTAATTCCtgtggctggagcgcagctgggactggacagcttcctccccccaaacactgatgggGTCCAGCATCTCatcattgctccatactggggatcgcctggtgtgtggaggcatggtcacccggaaagatttgctgagagcactccacgcctggttgagcaaacaggaaggggattttcaaaattcccagagaatttaaagggcagatCTGactgttggtcacctgagggcagggcagtagagttcaaagtgatgatcagagtggctagaacaggcattgtgggatacttctggaggccgatcacaGTGCAAtaacagaccagggtgtccaTACTGGCGCCGTGGCggagtaccagcagtgctgtagctgtggagtcagagcgctctacgtgccttgctagtgtggatgggtagtgagctagtgcgcctggggctcctttattgtgctgtaactcgcaagtgtagccaagccctaacaCAGTCCCAATAAGGAGAACTAGTCCTCATCCTCACAGAACACTAAACTGGTGCCATAAAGCCTCAATACTGTGCTCTTTGTAGTTGTTTGTTTCATGGCGATGTCTCTCAGCCCTCCTCCAAACCTCCTAGTATAGGTTATTGCTTACCCAGCCCATATCGTTATACTGCCTTTCTTCTGCCTATCTGTCTTGTATTACAAAGAAGAGAGTAAGATTGGTCTTGCATTGAACTGAGATTCAggtgacctgggttcaattctcagctctaTCACAAACTTCTTGTGTGAACTTCGGCTTTTTTGTGCTTCagttacccatctgtaacatggtgTAATAATCTATATGCCTGTGAGGTGGAGAAGTGATTGTTTGTGAGGCACTTGGATGCTATACTGATggtggccatataagtacctagttAGATATCAAGATATAAAACACAGGAACTTGGGCCTCATGCTTCCTTTGTAAGCTGTGCAGAAACTCCCCCAGCTTTTTTAGATGTTTGGACCTCTGAGGAACTGGTAGGTTTGCATGAGGTCATGCTTTAATCATCACGACCTTCCAGCAAGTCCCTTTCACCATCCAGGAGGACAGCAGTGGTGGATGCAATAGAAGTGTGCATAATATAGAAAGGATTGATAATGGATCTGCTTAATTGGTAGTTCTGTTGATCAGTAAATATGaaataaacattcatatgtcATTAAGATTTGACTTAAACTCACAAATACCTGAAAGAAAGGAGTACAGGTGACCATGAAATCTTTCTCTGGTCTCTTCTGCCTATCTTCCTGTCTAACCAATCTAATTTATTTGTATCCACCCTATGTGTGTAGAATGTGTGCCCATCATGGAGGTATGTAAGTGAATGACTGTAGATATATGCATGTATGCAAATCCAGACCTTGTGAGACTAATGAGATTAAGCGCGCACACTTTTTGCATGTGCACCTTAAGGATTTGATCCACTATTAATTAAAAATAGCGAGAAGCAGGCAAGTTGGTTTGTACAACAGTTCATTTACTATTTTTCTCCCTCACTGTGCCCCTTTCTTTGCACTGGGGTCTGGTGGCTTTGTCCTGTAATTGATCTGAAATTTTCAATACAGATCTGAAATTTTCAACATTGTCCAAAAGAATTGTTTACTTTGCACTACAGCACTTCAAGGTGCAGCAATTTCTAATCTAATTCTCCTTTTGCTTCATAAATACTCCTGCTTTTTATATCTGTACATGCTTCTCCACCTGTCATTcccttctttttctctccctatTGCTATTGTGCCAATAGCCGGTAGATGCAAAGCATCACACAACAGCACAAGAGATGTTAGCTTGGAAGGTATCCTAGCGACACATCATTCTGGTGTCTATTTCTCTAAGCAAGATCAAAGTGTAAACATCATGGAAGCACAGCAGGGTGGGAATAGATTGGGTTTTGTGTAGGATTGGTTCATTTCCTTAAAATCTTACTTTGAAGTGTACATTTAGCGCTGAATGTTAAGGTAGCCTTAACAGCCATAGCATAGTAGGAAAGAGGAAATGGATTGTACTTTCCCAGGAAGCCCTGCTTTTCATATAGTTAGTAGGGGTCAATTGACATATAAATGAGCTTCTCctgttaaattattttcattcAAATTTGTTTTCAGGTAATAATACCATCTCCCTCTTATCACTTAGCACTTTTCATAGATATTTAAGAGGCATCCAAGTAGAATTCTCATGAACATTTATCCAGAATTATTGCATTGATTGTATTCTTCCCTGTTCTCCTTATTCTCTTCAAAGTCTTTATTTTAGAGCTGTATGTAGATTTATGTTTAACAATAGGCTGCAGCTGATTCATTGTGCTGTATTAGCCTTTCCTGCGTCTAGCATAGAAACTCCGTGACAATGTACTGCACCTTGCAAGCAAGATTGGCTTCCACATCTCCCAGCTGTAACTCCCCTGACCCTTTCTGCTGTGACTTTGGGAACCACCTCGGCCCTTTCCTATGGCAGGGGAAGAAAATCCCCAAATGGAAAATTGAAGAGAAACTATATTAATCCCCACTCACATGcatgcgcgcacgcacacacatgcaGTATCCTCTAGTGGCCACATAGCCTGATGTCCACCTTCTCTTCCCAACAACCACTATGACAGGGTGGTTGTGGTGCAGCCCTGTCCTGCCGTTAGCTGCAGTGCTGCTGTCACATGAAGCTCTGTATTAGCATGTAATGCTCCTGATTTTCGTCAATTGCTTaataatggggggtgggggggattagAAGACTGGCAGAAATATCACAGGAATAGATCAAGGCAAATCATGTATCTTTTTATAAATCACTGTGACATATTCTTTCACTGATGTCCTTGCCTGATGCCAATGTATGCCATACAGCTAGCAACTTCGTTGTTGCCTATTATGGGTTGTATGGGGACATTAGAGTGCTGTTAAAGGTCTGTCAAGGGAGAAAGTAATGAGAGTATACACAAAGCTACATTATagccaattaaaaaataaatgtaaagctgAGTATCTCCATTCTACACCTAAAAATACAGATGCTGTCTCTATATCTTGactgttttcttttgcaaaaaaacAGATGGATGTTTTCCTGTAAATCCAGCTGTCTGTGACTTGACTTGTTTGCACAGTTGTTTACCAAATCTGTCTGTGATTTTCATCTGTGTAGCTGACTCACTGTTTCCCTGCTGTGGCTGGAAGTGAGCAATGCAGCTTTATCAGTGTCATAGGGCATCGCTTAACTCTGGGACACTGATGCACAGACTTGGTGTGGGGCAGCGAGTGGGCAGGTGAATGAGAGCAGAGCCACCTCAGTCACTGGTAACGTTCTACCACAAAAGTACCAACCATGTCTCCAATGAGACTTCACACAGACTAGTACAGGTCTGAGCTCACTATCTAAACAACAAGTAATGTAAGTGATGTGGGCAGTGTATGATCTGTTTCTGTTTGATGGAAAAACTGATTCTCACTGgcagggaaaaaaataacttgATTCTCCCCTAATTCATTCCCCAACATCCTCCTGTTGgacacatgacattttgatagtTCAATTTTCATAGTACTTTGTCATCACTGCTCTCAAACTCTTCCTGTTAAAGTTTCAGTGGATCCAAGAGACCAAAAGAACCATGTTCTCCTTGCCATTCTTCGTTTATTCCCCATATTTATGCCTGTTCTCCTCCTCCCAATTCTTATTCAAAATGTTTCTACTTCAGGATTCTGGTTTCCAtttgaagtatttaaaaataaatgtcattaAGCTTACGCATGTACTGTATTGATAACTGTTTGGTGTGCCTCTTTTCACTGACAACAAAAGTAGAGTgtaaaaatgttacttttcccGCAGCTTTCACCACAGCTTTCTGGTGACAGTGAGATGAGGAATTAATTATTCAGTAGGGAATATCCGGAGCTTTCTCAACTTCATGTTTGCAAGTAAAGACTTCTGGCAGCCTTTTCCTGTGCTTCTCTAAGAACATGTTTTTCTGAATGTATTCCACAGGTGCCCACAAAGAAGCTGAAGAAATATGAGAGAGAGTATCAGACAATGCGAGAGAGTCAGCTGCAGCAGGAAGACCCAATGGACAGATACAAGGTAAAGGAGACACTATATTGAAACCTACTCCATTGGCTAAATTACATGGACTAGTGATCGGATTTCACTAGTCAGCAAGAGGTGCCTATGTCAGTATTTCACACATAGTGGGATATGCCAATACAGTACAGAAAACTATACTGGGAATTAAAGTGGTGGGTCAAATTCATCTAATTTCTTTAATGATCACTTTGGCTACTTGGAGTCATTCTGATTTTCCAGGAGTATTTCAGTCAAAAAAAATTGAACATTCGAGAAGCCCTCAAATAGCCACatataatatttttcttctttcagtttaTATGTTTGTAGGTAACTCTCCTGCTGTTGCGCTTTTACTGGGAATCTGCATGAGACGCTGAGAGACTGAGGGTGATTCTCAACTACTGACACAAAAAGGAGGAAATAATACTTACTGTTTAGTAAAAACTGTGCATGGTCACATCCACAAAGACTTTAGGAAGGTGAACTCTTCCAAGACTGACATATGGTCCTTGTCATCAATATCTGTTTGTTGCAaggtttaataatttttgttagtACAAGGGGGCCCTAATTCCTGCTTGGGGTCCAttggtgctactgcaatagaCATCATAATgaacaggagaaaaataaaaccccagTGATGTGTGAAGCAGAATAATGTTGGTAGTTATTACATGTATTTGAATGCATATCAATTACAGCTTAATGGGATCAACAACATATGGCCACAGATTCAAAGTCAAATGTCTTGGTTACTGTGGAGCAGTCAAGTTGTTAGTCTGATAGGCTCATAAAAAAAGGATTAGCTCAACAGTGTATCTGAATTTCTGATTTCCAGGGTAATTGGGCCCCAATGCTGAAAGCTGCTCTCTGCAGGCAGGTCCCCACATGCATGTAGCTCCAGCCACATAGAGCAGCTTCCTGGATGGGAGTCTGAGTGTGACTATCCAATATCTTGCCAGTATTGTGTTATGTATAAGCAAATATAAGTATGCATGATGTTAtcctttcttgtgtttgttttctgatGCTGCATACACAGGCAGATCAGGAATCATTCAGTGAAGCAATttgtgaataatttcaaataatgaataaatttgaCAGTTCCATGATCTACTCATGCACAGCTATGAACAGGGGGAAAAGGCAAAAATTATGGCCAAGATCCTGCATTGAAAACCAGGTATGCAGACCCCTGCACCTGCATAGGGCcgcattggcttcagtggggctctgtgctgtTGAAGAGGGTTTGCCCATGCAATTCTCAGTGTAGGATCTGGGCCTAGAAAGCACACTTTGATCAAGCTATTGACATTtccccaggaggggtggggggtgtactTTTTACTTTATAAGAGTAATTGCCCTGTTTATGGCAAAACTTGGAAAAACATTATTGCATATGTAGGGTAGCTTGCCACTCTTACAGAATGGGGTTCAGAAAAGCATTATTTTGCATCTACCAATGTTGGCCATTATTTGTGAAACAATACTGAGGGAAAATTTGTCAGGAATGTTGCAGATAATGCACAGATAAGCCAACACAACAGATATTGTAAAACTTTGCTGAAGATGAACTCAGTACTCATAAAGTCACCTTTCCGCACTCAGGTCCTACTCCTAGCACAGTTCAGTTGGACTAGAGCCTCTGAGCTTTGATTTCATGCCCAGATGTTGTTCC
This genomic window from Dermochelys coriacea isolate rDerCor1 chromosome 8, rDerCor1.pri.v4, whole genome shotgun sequence contains:
- the RABGAP1L gene encoding rab GTPase-activating protein 1-like isoform X9: MMEEISIVVAYNSHIFSQLYDEDFLASVVAISKPKFVVPTKKLKKYEREYQTMRESQLQQEDPMDRYKFICL